A region of Modestobacter marinus DNA encodes the following proteins:
- a CDS encoding DUF4333 domain-containing protein → MALAVLVVVAASTMSSPLGGTRLDPAAVERAVADQFEDREGVALELSCADELPVRDGATYSCAGRTVDGEPVTISITLTGEDGDYTWAAS, encoded by the coding sequence GTGGCGCTGGCGGTCCTGGTGGTGGTCGCCGCATCGACCATGTCCTCGCCGCTGGGCGGCACCCGGCTCGACCCGGCGGCGGTGGAGCGCGCCGTGGCCGACCAGTTCGAGGACCGGGAGGGCGTCGCCCTGGAGCTCAGCTGCGCGGACGAGCTGCCGGTCCGCGACGGCGCCACCTACTCGTGCGCGGGCCGGACCGTGGACGGCGAGCCGGTCACCATCTCGATCACCCTCACCGGTGAGGACGGCGACTACACCTGGGCCGCGAGCTGA
- a CDS encoding 5'-3' exonuclease, with amino-acid sequence MLLDAASLYFRAFYGVPTSVTGPHGRPVNAVRGFLDMTARLVVAHRPQRLVACWDDDWRPAFRVAAVPSYKAHRVAPAGGEETPEELGPQVPVLVDVLAAAGLTRVGAPGYEADDVIGTLATRARGPVDVVTGDRDLFQLVDDARGVRVLYTNRGINDLEFVDEAAVAAKYGIPGRSYADFAVLRGDPSDGLPGVSGVGEKTAAALINEFGSLAGIRAAAARTAVPKAPLTAAVLKKLHAAADYLDAAPEVVAVVTTIDLPPVDGDLPRHPADPDALAGLAEEHGLESSVRRLGSALGWAQD; translated from the coding sequence ATGCTGTTGGACGCGGCGAGCCTGTACTTCCGTGCCTTCTACGGGGTGCCGACCAGCGTGACCGGGCCGCACGGCCGGCCGGTCAACGCCGTCCGCGGCTTCCTGGACATGACCGCCCGGCTGGTCGTCGCGCACCGGCCGCAGCGGCTGGTCGCCTGCTGGGACGACGACTGGCGCCCGGCGTTCCGGGTCGCCGCCGTGCCCAGCTACAAGGCACACCGGGTGGCACCGGCAGGCGGTGAGGAGACACCCGAGGAGCTCGGGCCGCAGGTGCCGGTGCTGGTCGACGTGCTCGCCGCCGCCGGGCTGACCCGGGTCGGCGCCCCCGGGTACGAGGCGGACGACGTCATCGGCACGCTGGCCACCCGCGCCCGCGGGCCGGTCGACGTGGTCACCGGCGACCGCGACCTGTTCCAGCTGGTCGACGACGCCCGCGGCGTGCGGGTGCTCTACACCAACCGCGGCATCAACGACCTGGAGTTCGTCGACGAGGCGGCGGTCGCGGCGAAGTACGGCATCCCGGGGCGCTCCTACGCCGACTTCGCGGTGCTCCGCGGCGACCCCAGTGACGGGCTGCCCGGGGTGTCCGGCGTCGGGGAGAAGACGGCGGCGGCGCTGATCAACGAGTTCGGCTCGCTGGCCGGCATCCGGGCGGCGGCCGCCCGGACCGCCGTCCCGAAGGCGCCCCTGACCGCGGCCGTGCTGAAGAAGCTGCACGCGGCCGCGGACTACCTCGACGCCGCGCCCGAGGTGGTCGCCGTCGTCACCACCATCGACCTGCCACCCGTGGACGGCGACCTCCCCCGGCACCCGGCCGACCCCGATGCCCTGGCGGGGCTGGCCGAGGAGCACGGGTTGGAGTCCTCGGTGCGGCGGCTGGGGTCCGCGCTGGGGTGGGCGCAGGACTGA
- a CDS encoding M24 family metallopeptidase, producing the protein MVAVSPPPSSPLVSIDRVHAARAVADELGIDVVVVTPGSDLRYLCGYDAHAMERLTALAVPRRGEPLLVVPRLEAPMIAASPAGQLGLEVLAWDETDDSFARLAEAVTARLGSAPARVAVGSRTWAEHALGIQRALPGSALELASPVIDRLRMVKTPAEIEELAIAGAAIDRVHARMGEWLRVGRTEAEVGADVAAAILAEGHVGVDFTIIGSGPNGASPHHELSDRVVEAGDVVVVDIGGETATGYRSDCTRTYLVGGYAARGLVEWFAVLQRAQAAAVAAVRPGVTCAQIDAVARDVITKAGFGEHFIHRTGHGIGLDTHEAPYVVAGNDLPLEPGMAFSVEPGIYLPGRYGARIEDIVVCTDDGVRNLNNGPRELVELPG; encoded by the coding sequence GTGGTCGCCGTCTCTCCTCCTCCGTCCTCCCCGCTGGTGTCCATCGACCGGGTGCACGCGGCCCGCGCCGTGGCCGACGAGCTGGGCATCGACGTCGTCGTGGTCACGCCCGGCTCCGACCTGCGCTACCTGTGCGGCTACGACGCGCACGCCATGGAGCGGCTGACCGCCCTGGCCGTGCCCCGCCGGGGCGAGCCGCTGCTCGTGGTGCCGCGGCTGGAGGCACCGATGATCGCCGCCTCGCCGGCCGGTCAGCTCGGCCTGGAGGTGCTGGCCTGGGACGAGACCGATGACTCCTTCGCCCGGCTCGCCGAGGCGGTCACCGCCCGGCTGGGCAGCGCCCCGGCCCGGGTGGCCGTCGGGTCGCGCACCTGGGCCGAGCACGCGCTGGGCATCCAGCGGGCGCTGCCGGGTTCGGCGCTGGAGCTGGCCAGCCCGGTCATCGACCGGCTGCGGATGGTGAAGACGCCGGCCGAGATCGAGGAGCTGGCGATCGCCGGTGCCGCGATCGACCGGGTGCACGCCCGGATGGGGGAGTGGCTGCGGGTCGGGCGGACGGAGGCCGAGGTCGGCGCCGACGTCGCCGCGGCGATCCTGGCCGAGGGCCACGTCGGCGTCGACTTCACGATCATCGGCTCGGGCCCCAACGGCGCCAGCCCGCACCACGAGCTCTCCGACCGGGTGGTGGAGGCCGGCGACGTCGTCGTCGTGGACATCGGCGGGGAGACCGCGACCGGCTACCGCTCCGACTGCACCCGCACCTACCTGGTCGGCGGGTACGCCGCCCGCGGTCTGGTCGAGTGGTTCGCCGTCCTGCAGCGGGCGCAGGCGGCGGCCGTCGCCGCGGTGCGTCCCGGCGTCACCTGCGCCCAGATCGACGCCGTCGCCCGGGACGTCATCACCAAGGCCGGGTTCGGGGAGCACTTCATCCACCGCACCGGGCACGGCATCGGGCTGGACACCCACGAGGCGCCCTACGTCGTCGCCGGCAACGACCTGCCGCTGGAGCCGGGGATGGCCTTCTCGGTCGAGCCCGGCATCTACCTGCCCGGGCGCTACGGCGCCCGGATCGAGGACATCGTCGTCTGCACCGACGACGGCGTGCGCAACCTGAACAACGGTCCCCGTGAGCTCGTCGAACTCCCCGGCTGA
- a CDS encoding Lrp/AsnC family transcriptional regulator, producing the protein MSSSNSPAEAGGPPAAQDVDRELLSTLARDGRASFTELAERVGLSVSAVHQRVRRLEQRGLITGYAAQLDAKGLGLPLTAFVSITPIEAAQPDDAPARLAHLSAIEACHSVAGVESYILKVRVASPDALEALLHEIRSAANVTTRTTVVLSTFYEDRPPV; encoded by the coding sequence GTGAGCTCGTCGAACTCCCCGGCTGAGGCCGGGGGGCCGCCGGCTGCCCAGGACGTCGACCGGGAGCTGCTGAGCACCCTGGCCCGCGACGGGCGGGCGAGCTTCACCGAGCTCGCCGAGCGGGTCGGCCTGTCGGTGTCCGCGGTCCACCAGCGGGTCCGCCGGCTGGAACAGCGGGGCCTGATCACCGGCTACGCGGCGCAGCTGGACGCCAAGGGGCTGGGGCTGCCGCTGACCGCCTTCGTCTCCATCACCCCGATCGAGGCCGCGCAGCCCGACGACGCACCGGCCCGGCTGGCGCACCTGTCGGCCATCGAGGCCTGCCACTCGGTGGCCGGGGTGGAGAGCTACATCCTCAAGGTCCGGGTGGCCTCGCCGGATGCGCTCGAGGCGCTGCTGCACGAGATCCGGTCGGCGGCCAACGTCACCACCCGGACGACGGTCGTGCTCTCCACCTTCTACGAGGACCGCCCACCGGTCTGA
- a CDS encoding cupin domain-containing protein gives MDLDPVSSNADSYRVVFENARVRVLEYQDTPGHRTTPHRHPDSVMVTLSSFQRRLATDGREIDVELAAGEARWLPAQEHWGENTGRTPTHTLFVELKDGDAAASSGTLGPA, from the coding sequence ATGGACCTCGACCCGGTCAGCAGCAACGCGGACAGCTACCGCGTCGTCTTCGAGAACGCACGCGTCCGCGTGCTCGAGTACCAGGACACGCCGGGCCACCGGACGACGCCGCACCGGCACCCGGACAGCGTGATGGTCACCCTGAGCTCGTTCCAGCGTCGGCTGGCCACGGACGGCCGGGAGATCGACGTGGAGCTCGCGGCCGGGGAGGCGCGGTGGCTCCCGGCGCAGGAGCACTGGGGAGAGAACACCGGCCGGACGCCGACGCACACCCTCTTCGTCGAGCTCAAGGACGGGGACGCGGCCGCGTCGTCGGGCACCCTCGGGCCGGCCTGA
- a CDS encoding intein-containing Rv2578c family radical SAM protein translates to MRWDAQRLDFDEPSALPGLPDVRGLLRSVQVPEFPGLTFHEVRAKSALNAVPKGSAMPFGHTINPYRGCSHACVYCLVGDTAILMADGSQRPIADLRVGDRIIGTEKGDSYRRYVETEVLAHWSTVKPAHRVSLADGTTIVASGDHRFLTRRGWKHVTGASRGAGQRPHLTNNDELLGFGRSATTNGVCEDYRRGYLTGMVRGDAHLKVYRYQRAGRGHGHVHRFRLALADLDGLRRSQAYLSQAGVSTDWFEFSPATPTRRAMSAIRTSSAASVARISEIVAWPDGPSDAWQRGFLAGVFDAEGGRSQHVLRISDADDEMLQRTSAAFAALGFDSVLEDRSLANRVRTVRLRGGLKEHLRFIHLVAPAIRRKCRVQGTAIKSTADLRVTEVQDLGLEMPMYDITTGTGDFIANGVVSHNCFARGTHEWLELDSGADFDQQIVVKTNIADVLRRELARPSWQREHVALGTNTDPYQRAEGRYRLMPGIIDALARSGTPFSVLTKGTLARRDVPRLAAASHDVPVGMGVSMAIWDDDLHAALEPGAPTPRARLELVRAITDAGLPCGVFLAPVLPGLTDRMEHLEAAIGAIAAAGATGVTVLPLHLRPGARGWFTAWLSREHPGLVPRYRQLYGRGAYVPAEYRSWLAGRVGPVLARYGLDRQSGGDARGLAAGSSLGLPGDEAAGFPAGSLPAPRPTPTAEDEAPEQLSLC, encoded by the coding sequence ATGCGGTGGGATGCCCAGCGGCTCGACTTCGACGAACCGAGCGCCCTGCCCGGGCTTCCCGACGTACGCGGCCTGCTGCGCAGCGTGCAGGTGCCGGAGTTCCCGGGGCTCACCTTCCACGAGGTGCGGGCGAAGAGCGCGCTCAACGCCGTGCCGAAGGGCTCGGCCATGCCGTTCGGGCACACCATCAACCCCTACCGGGGCTGCTCCCATGCGTGCGTGTACTGCCTGGTGGGGGACACGGCGATCCTCATGGCGGACGGCTCGCAGCGGCCCATCGCCGACCTGCGGGTGGGGGACCGGATCATCGGGACAGAGAAGGGCGACAGCTACCGCCGGTACGTCGAGACGGAGGTGTTGGCGCACTGGTCGACGGTCAAACCCGCCCACCGGGTGTCCCTCGCCGACGGCACGACGATCGTCGCGAGCGGTGATCACCGGTTCCTCACCCGGCGCGGCTGGAAGCACGTCACCGGCGCGAGCCGCGGAGCTGGTCAGCGCCCGCACCTGACGAACAACGACGAACTCCTCGGCTTCGGCCGGTCGGCAACGACGAACGGCGTCTGTGAGGACTACCGGCGGGGCTACCTGACCGGCATGGTGCGCGGCGATGCGCACCTCAAGGTGTACCGCTACCAACGAGCCGGGCGGGGCCACGGCCACGTGCACCGGTTCCGACTGGCGCTGGCCGACCTGGACGGCCTTCGCCGATCTCAGGCCTACCTGAGCCAAGCAGGGGTCTCGACCGATTGGTTCGAGTTCTCTCCTGCCACTCCGACGCGTCGCGCCATGAGCGCCATCAGGACGTCGTCAGCAGCGTCCGTGGCCCGGATCTCGGAGATCGTCGCCTGGCCGGACGGACCGTCCGATGCCTGGCAGCGTGGCTTCCTGGCCGGTGTCTTCGACGCCGAGGGTGGCCGGAGCCAGCACGTCCTCCGGATCTCCGATGCCGATGACGAGATGCTCCAGCGGACGAGTGCCGCCTTCGCCGCACTGGGCTTCGACAGCGTCCTGGAAGACCGGTCGCTGGCCAACCGGGTCCGGACCGTCCGCCTGCGCGGCGGTCTCAAGGAGCACCTGCGCTTCATCCACCTGGTCGCCCCGGCGATCCGCCGGAAGTGCCGGGTGCAGGGCACGGCCATCAAGAGCACGGCCGATCTCCGGGTGACCGAGGTCCAGGACCTCGGCCTGGAGATGCCGATGTACGACATCACCACCGGCACGGGCGACTTCATCGCCAACGGCGTGGTCAGCCACAACTGCTTCGCCCGGGGCACGCACGAGTGGCTGGAGCTGGACAGCGGCGCCGACTTCGACCAGCAGATCGTGGTCAAGACCAACATCGCCGACGTGCTGCGGCGCGAACTGGCCCGGCCCTCCTGGCAGCGGGAGCACGTGGCGCTGGGCACCAACACCGACCCCTACCAGCGGGCCGAGGGCCGCTACCGGCTGATGCCCGGGATCATCGACGCCCTGGCCCGGTCCGGTACGCCGTTCTCGGTGCTGACCAAGGGCACGCTGGCCCGCCGCGACGTCCCCCGGCTGGCCGCCGCGTCCCACGACGTCCCGGTCGGGATGGGCGTGTCCATGGCCATCTGGGACGACGACCTGCACGCCGCCCTGGAACCCGGCGCCCCGACCCCGCGGGCGCGGCTGGAACTGGTGCGGGCGATCACCGACGCCGGATTGCCCTGCGGGGTGTTCCTGGCCCCGGTGCTGCCCGGCCTCACCGACCGGATGGAGCACCTGGAGGCGGCGATCGGCGCCATCGCCGCGGCCGGGGCCACCGGGGTCACCGTGCTCCCGCTGCACCTGCGCCCGGGGGCCCGGGGGTGGTTCACCGCCTGGCTGTCCCGTGAACACCCCGGCCTGGTCCCGCGCTACCGGCAGCTCTACGGCCGCGGCGCCTACGTGCCGGCCGAGTACCGCAGCTGGCTGGCCGGCCGGGTGGGTCCGGTGCTCGCCCGGTACGGGCTGGACCGGCAGAGCGGGGGAGACGCCCGCGGGCTCGCCGCCGGCAGCAGTCTCGGTCTGCCGGGCGACGAAGCGGCCGGCTTCCCCGCCGGCAGCCTGCCTGCACCGCGACCGACGCCGACAGCGGAGGACGAGGCGCCCGAGCAGCTGTCGCTGTGCTGA
- a CDS encoding carboxylate-amine ligase — MRTVGVEEELLVVDPAGVPVPLAPEALEVAARRGEGETVGEHDRAEQSGAAPETDTAGAPAGPRLVPELKEQQIELGTRVCTGLDEVAAELRHWRSRADAAATTVGARVAALASSPVAVEPATTQGERYEQMVEVFGLTAAEVLTCGCHVHVSVDGDDEGVAVLDRIRVWLPVLTALTTNSPFWSGRDTGYASFRSQVWNRWPSAGPNAVFGSPARYHRLVADLVATETVLDEGMVYFDARLSATWPTVEVRVSDVALRVEDAVLLAGLVRGLVETAAREWRAGVPAPEMRTEVVRVAGWRAGRSGLTGDLIDPRSGQPAPAAAVVAALVEHVRAALDDSGDAERVEAGVAAVLGRGTGASLQRAVFDETGDPAAVVRAAVAATHGR; from the coding sequence GTGCGCACCGTCGGGGTCGAGGAAGAACTGCTGGTCGTCGACCCCGCGGGAGTGCCGGTGCCGCTGGCGCCGGAGGCCCTTGAGGTGGCAGCCCGCCGCGGTGAGGGGGAGACGGTCGGCGAGCACGACCGCGCCGAGCAGTCCGGTGCGGCCCCGGAGACCGACACCGCCGGCGCCCCGGCCGGACCCCGCCTGGTGCCCGAGCTGAAGGAACAGCAGATCGAGCTGGGGACCCGGGTCTGCACAGGACTCGACGAGGTCGCCGCCGAGCTGCGGCACTGGCGCTCCCGGGCCGATGCGGCGGCCACGACGGTGGGTGCCCGGGTGGCGGCCCTGGCGAGTTCCCCGGTGGCCGTGGAGCCGGCGACGACGCAGGGGGAACGGTACGAGCAGATGGTCGAGGTCTTCGGCCTGACCGCCGCCGAGGTGCTGACCTGCGGCTGCCACGTGCACGTGTCGGTGGACGGCGACGACGAGGGCGTCGCCGTCCTGGACCGCATCCGGGTGTGGCTGCCGGTGCTCACCGCGCTCACCACGAACTCGCCGTTCTGGTCCGGCCGCGACACCGGCTACGCCAGCTTCCGCTCCCAGGTCTGGAACCGGTGGCCCTCCGCCGGCCCGAACGCCGTCTTCGGCTCCCCGGCGCGATACCACCGGCTCGTCGCCGACCTGGTCGCGACGGAGACGGTGCTCGACGAGGGGATGGTCTACTTCGACGCCCGCCTCTCCGCCACCTGGCCGACGGTGGAGGTCCGGGTGTCCGACGTCGCGCTGCGGGTCGAGGACGCCGTCCTGCTGGCCGGTCTGGTGCGCGGTCTGGTCGAGACCGCTGCCCGGGAGTGGCGGGCGGGTGTGCCGGCCCCGGAGATGCGGACCGAGGTGGTCCGCGTCGCCGGGTGGCGGGCCGGCCGCTCCGGCCTGACCGGTGACCTGATCGACCCGCGCAGCGGCCAGCCGGCCCCGGCGGCCGCGGTGGTGGCGGCCCTCGTCGAGCACGTCCGCGCCGCTCTGGACGACAGCGGGGACGCCGAACGGGTCGAGGCGGGCGTCGCCGCCGTCCTGGGCCGTGGCACCGGGGCGTCCCTGCAGCGTGCGGTCTTCGACGAGACCGGCGACCCGGCCGCCGTCGTCCGGGCCGCGGTCGCCGCCACCCACGGCCGCTGA
- a CDS encoding lysophospholipid acyltransferase family protein, with amino-acid sequence MYTASWGDVVRRDLFGPKPDPRDRPYRWVIRVVLIVFRLFRFHFDLRGREHVPATGGAVICSNHVSYFDFTYLGLAALPQHRLVRFMAKAAVFHHWFAGPFMRAMQHIPVDRKAGASAFDAAVRALEEGHLVGIFPEATISTSFTVKDVKAGAARMAIQAGVPILPAAVWGGQRIATKAHKVVLRRDVPVTVIIGEPIVPQPGEKPQALLRRTKEAMVQLLDEAQRTYPEKPAGDDDRWWQPAHLGGTAPTPEVAAINDADYAAGNRTRVKAPHPLARVKRLLARGRR; translated from the coding sequence ATGTACACGGCCAGCTGGGGCGACGTCGTCCGCCGAGACCTGTTCGGGCCGAAGCCGGACCCTCGGGACCGCCCCTACCGGTGGGTGATCCGGGTGGTGCTGATCGTCTTCCGGCTGTTCCGCTTCCACTTCGACCTGCGCGGGCGGGAGCACGTGCCGGCCACCGGTGGGGCGGTCATCTGCAGCAACCACGTCTCCTACTTCGACTTCACCTACCTGGGGCTGGCCGCGCTGCCGCAGCACCGGCTGGTGCGGTTCATGGCGAAGGCCGCGGTCTTCCACCACTGGTTCGCCGGGCCGTTCATGCGCGCCATGCAGCACATCCCGGTCGACCGCAAGGCCGGTGCCTCGGCGTTCGACGCCGCCGTCCGGGCGCTGGAGGAGGGGCACCTGGTCGGGATCTTCCCCGAGGCGACGATCAGCACCTCCTTCACCGTGAAGGACGTCAAGGCCGGGGCGGCCCGGATGGCGATCCAGGCGGGGGTGCCGATCCTGCCGGCCGCCGTCTGGGGTGGGCAGCGGATCGCCACCAAGGCGCACAAGGTGGTGCTGCGCCGGGACGTGCCGGTGACGGTGATCATCGGCGAGCCGATCGTCCCGCAGCCGGGGGAGAAGCCGCAGGCCCTGCTCCGTCGCACCAAGGAGGCGATGGTGCAGCTGCTGGACGAGGCGCAGCGCACGTACCCGGAGAAGCCGGCCGGGGACGACGACCGCTGGTGGCAGCCGGCCCACCTGGGCGGCACCGCGCCGACCCCCGAGGTGGCCGCGATCAACGACGCCGACTACGCCGCCGGCAACCGGACGCGGGTCAAGGCACCTCACCCGCTGGCCCGGGTCAAGCGGCTGCTGGCCCGCGGCCGACGCTGA
- a CDS encoding lipase maturation factor family protein, translating to MEWFADPGAWLGRWVFTRGLALVYLIAFVAALRQGRALLGTHGLTPVPRYLEWASWKRAPSLFHLHWSDRFFAGCCWTGIVLSAAALGGLADRLPLAGWMLLWAVLWALYLSIVNVGQIWYGFGWESLLLEAGFLAVFLGPAHVAPPVLGMWLLRWLLFRLEFGAGLIKMRGDRCWRDLTCLQWHHETQPMPNPLSWWFHRLSPRLHRVETLANHVTQLVVVFGLLAPQPVAGVAALVIVVTQGYLLISGNFAWLNALTLVLALSVVDGRWLAAVLPVDRPDQLTSPTWFGAVGIGVAVLVAVLSVAPVRNLLSPGQRMNTSFDPLRLVNSYGAFGSVTKVRRELVVEATDGTGPDAQWREYEFRGKPGDVHRRPPQWAPYHLRLDWLMWFVALSPAYGRAWLVPFLGKLLAADPPTLRLLRSAPFGADRPTAVRVLVYRYRFTTRAERRETGAWWHRTYERELVAPLTADDVGARVR from the coding sequence GTGGAGTGGTTCGCCGACCCGGGTGCCTGGCTGGGCCGCTGGGTCTTCACCCGGGGCCTCGCGCTCGTGTACCTGATCGCCTTCGTCGCCGCGTTGCGGCAGGGCCGGGCGCTGCTCGGCACCCACGGCCTGACCCCGGTCCCCCGGTACCTGGAGTGGGCGTCCTGGAAGCGTGCGCCGAGCCTGTTCCACCTGCACTGGTCCGACCGGTTCTTCGCCGGCTGCTGCTGGACCGGCATCGTGCTCTCGGCCGCCGCCCTCGGTGGGCTGGCCGACCGCCTGCCGCTGGCGGGCTGGATGCTGCTGTGGGCGGTGCTCTGGGCGCTCTACCTGTCGATCGTGAACGTCGGGCAGATCTGGTACGGCTTCGGCTGGGAGTCGCTGCTGCTGGAGGCCGGGTTCCTCGCCGTGTTCCTCGGCCCGGCGCACGTCGCACCGCCGGTGCTGGGCATGTGGCTGCTGCGCTGGCTGCTCTTCCGGCTGGAGTTCGGCGCCGGGTTGATCAAGATGCGCGGTGACCGGTGCTGGCGCGACCTCACCTGCCTGCAGTGGCACCACGAGACCCAGCCGATGCCCAACCCGCTGAGCTGGTGGTTCCACCGGCTGAGCCCCCGGCTGCACCGCGTGGAGACGCTGGCCAACCACGTCACCCAGCTGGTCGTCGTCTTCGGGCTGCTGGCGCCGCAGCCGGTCGCCGGGGTGGCGGCCCTGGTCATCGTGGTCACCCAGGGGTACCTGCTGATCAGCGGCAACTTCGCCTGGCTGAACGCCCTCACGCTGGTGCTCGCCCTGTCGGTGGTCGACGGGCGCTGGCTGGCCGCCGTGCTGCCGGTCGACCGCCCCGACCAGCTCACCTCCCCCACCTGGTTCGGAGCAGTCGGGATCGGGGTGGCGGTGCTGGTCGCCGTGCTCAGCGTGGCGCCGGTGCGCAACCTGCTGTCCCCCGGGCAGCGGATGAACACCAGCTTCGACCCGCTGCGGCTGGTGAACAGCTACGGCGCCTTCGGCTCGGTGACCAAGGTGCGCCGGGAGCTGGTCGTCGAGGCCACCGACGGCACCGGGCCGGACGCGCAGTGGCGGGAGTACGAGTTCCGCGGCAAGCCCGGCGACGTCCACCGCCGTCCGCCGCAGTGGGCGCCGTACCACCTGCGGCTGGACTGGCTGATGTGGTTCGTCGCCCTGTCCCCCGCCTACGGCCGGGCCTGGCTGGTGCCGTTCCTCGGCAAGCTCCTCGCCGCCGACCCGCCCACGCTGCGGCTGCTGCGGTCGGCACCCTTCGGCGCCGACCGCCCCACCGCGGTGCGGGTGCTCGTGTACCGCTACCGGTTCACCACCCGCGCGGAGCGGCGGGAGACCGGCGCCTGGTGGCACCGCACGTACGAGCGGGAGCTGGTCGCCCCGCTCACCGCCGACGACGTCGGCGCGCGGGTGCGCTGA
- a CDS encoding GNAT family N-acetyltransferase — protein MELLCTDRLRLRAWTTDEADLARLADLYSREEVTRWLGGAPTVPPAELVERWRLVHELDPAHGCWAVEPRSGGPPAGTVLLKPLPQGVGEVEVGWHLHPDSWRRGYATEAARAVVDRAFDDGLLEVYAVVRPGNQASLRVCQKLGMQPLGRTTRWYGTELEAFRLEAPPD, from the coding sequence GTGGAACTGCTGTGCACGGACCGGCTGCGACTGCGGGCCTGGACGACGGACGAGGCCGACCTGGCCCGCCTCGCCGACCTGTACAGCCGCGAGGAGGTGACCCGCTGGCTGGGTGGGGCGCCCACGGTGCCGCCCGCCGAGCTGGTCGAGCGCTGGCGGCTGGTGCACGAGCTGGACCCGGCGCACGGGTGCTGGGCGGTCGAACCGCGCAGCGGCGGCCCGCCGGCGGGCACGGTGCTGCTCAAGCCCCTCCCCCAGGGTGTCGGTGAGGTCGAGGTCGGCTGGCACCTGCACCCGGACAGCTGGCGGCGCGGCTACGCCACCGAGGCGGCCCGGGCGGTCGTCGACCGGGCGTTCGACGACGGGCTGCTGGAGGTCTACGCCGTCGTCCGGCCGGGCAACCAGGCCTCGCTGCGGGTGTGCCAGAAGCTGGGCATGCAGCCGCTGGGCCGCACCACCCGCTGGTACGGCACGGAGCTGGAGGCCTTCCGGCTCGAGGCCCCGCCGGACTGA
- a CDS encoding KamA family radical SAM protein: MLEQPYEYTARELVEPDWRRLPGFAGVSEQDWRSAQWQRAHCVKNVRQLRGVYGDLLDESFYADVEADQAGRATMSLLLPPQMVNTMVPAAPPSTAAMLADPVRRYMLPVASDRLPGEEASHPHAARDSLHEHEMWAVEGLTHRYPTKVLAELLSTCPQYCGHCTRMDLVGNSTPAVDKLRFDLKPVDRQGEMLAYLRRTPGVRDVVVSGGDVANLPFKNVAAFVEGLLEIDSIRDVRLASKALMGLPQHWLQPEVVDGMGRLATLARVRGVSLAVHTHVNAAQSVTPLVAEAARVLLAVGVRDVRNQGVLLAGVNATAGQLLDLCFALLDGASITPYYFYMCDMIPSAEHWRVSLGTAQTLQHDLMGYLPGFATPRIVCDVPYVGKRWVHQVAEYDRVRGISWWTKNYRTGIERADAAALDRRHVYYDPIATLPAEGRAWWAAQRERQLVPAGG; this comes from the coding sequence GTGCTGGAGCAGCCCTACGAGTACACCGCCCGTGAGCTCGTCGAGCCCGACTGGCGCCGGTTGCCCGGCTTCGCCGGGGTGAGCGAGCAGGACTGGCGCAGCGCCCAGTGGCAGCGCGCGCACTGCGTGAAGAACGTGCGCCAGCTGCGCGGCGTGTACGGCGACCTGCTGGACGAGTCGTTCTACGCCGACGTCGAGGCCGACCAGGCCGGCCGCGCCACGATGTCCCTGCTGCTGCCGCCGCAGATGGTGAACACGATGGTGCCGGCGGCGCCGCCCTCGACCGCGGCGATGCTCGCCGACCCGGTGCGCCGCTACATGCTCCCGGTGGCCTCCGACCGGCTGCCCGGCGAGGAGGCCAGCCACCCGCACGCGGCGCGCGACTCGCTGCACGAGCACGAGATGTGGGCCGTCGAGGGCCTCACCCACCGCTATCCGACCAAGGTGCTGGCCGAGCTGCTGTCGACCTGCCCGCAGTACTGCGGGCACTGCACCCGGATGGACCTGGTCGGCAACTCCACCCCGGCGGTCGACAAGCTGCGGTTCGACCTGAAGCCGGTCGACCGGCAGGGCGAGATGCTGGCCTACCTGCGCCGCACCCCCGGCGTCCGGGACGTCGTCGTCTCCGGTGGTGACGTGGCGAACCTGCCCTTCAAGAACGTCGCCGCGTTCGTCGAGGGGCTGCTGGAGATCGACTCCATCCGCGACGTGCGGCTGGCCTCGAAGGCGCTGATGGGCCTGCCCCAGCACTGGCTGCAGCCCGAGGTCGTCGACGGGATGGGGAGGCTGGCGACCCTCGCGCGGGTGCGCGGCGTATCGCTGGCGGTGCACACCCACGTGAACGCCGCCCAGTCGGTGACCCCGCTGGTCGCCGAGGCCGCCCGGGTGCTGCTGGCGGTCGGGGTGCGCGACGTGCGCAACCAGGGCGTGCTGCTCGCGGGGGTGAACGCCACCGCCGGCCAGCTGCTCGACCTGTGCTTCGCGCTGCTCGACGGGGCCTCGATCACGCCCTACTACTTCTACATGTGCGACATGATCCCCAGCGCCGAGCACTGGCGGGTCTCCCTGGGCACCGCGCAGACGCTGCAGCACGACCTGATGGGCTACCTGCCGGGCTTCGCGACGCCGCGGATCGTGTGCGACGTGCCCTACGTCGGCAAGCGCTGGGTGCACCAGGTCGCCGAGTACGACCGGGTGCGCGGCATCTCCTGGTGGACGAAGAACTACCGCACCGGCATCGAGCGGGCCGACGCCGCGGCCCTGGACCGCCGCCACGTCTACTACGACCCGATCGCCACCCTGCCGGCCGAGGGCCGCGCCTGGTGGGCGGCGCAGCGCGAGCGGCAGCTCGTCCCGGCGGGTGGCTGA